A single region of the Halorubrum depositum genome encodes:
- a CDS encoding DUF4013 domain-containing protein: MIRGASSVLSRSTDAAGVLVVGGLLTLLTWVVTPAWIGGTLVFPPLVVLAPLALAPAFVARGYLVRVVAGGGATGNRDGAPPFVAWNELYRDGLRSVLLSALLLAPLALLFAVVALAAAAVGTGAVDLAPALDLADRALGPGGVPAVVGTGGGLLAVVTVAYLLAFAYVRPAALAAFAASGRLRDALRPGRVAAVAGSAEYAAAWAVAVAALGAGYALAAPFVPLVVGAAFVFAVRVVAHALYGCGAAGALEFGVAESREPIESPASSSSGAFGSPASPPAASEPVPTPADPSPDRPDGGFRRSTAEVPPAVQTGRTVPLGVDREETAREDAAGFEWAAPVDPEDKS; encoded by the coding sequence ATGATCCGGGGCGCGTCGTCGGTCCTGTCGCGGTCCACCGACGCCGCCGGCGTCCTCGTCGTCGGCGGGCTCCTGACCCTGCTGACGTGGGTCGTCACTCCGGCGTGGATCGGGGGGACCCTCGTCTTCCCCCCGCTCGTCGTCCTCGCGCCGCTCGCGCTCGCGCCCGCCTTCGTCGCCCGGGGATACCTCGTCCGCGTCGTCGCCGGCGGGGGCGCGACCGGGAACCGAGACGGGGCGCCCCCGTTCGTCGCCTGGAACGAACTGTACCGAGACGGACTCAGATCGGTCCTGCTGAGCGCGCTGCTGCTCGCGCCGCTGGCGCTCCTGTTCGCGGTCGTCGCCCTCGCGGCCGCCGCCGTCGGGACCGGGGCCGTCGACCTCGCCCCCGCGCTCGATCTCGCGGACCGCGCGCTCGGCCCCGGTGGCGTTCCCGCCGTCGTCGGCACCGGCGGCGGGCTCCTCGCCGTCGTCACCGTGGCGTACCTCCTCGCGTTCGCGTACGTCAGGCCGGCCGCGCTGGCCGCGTTCGCCGCGTCCGGGCGGCTCCGCGACGCCCTCCGTCCGGGTCGGGTCGCCGCCGTCGCCGGGTCGGCGGAGTACGCGGCCGCGTGGGCCGTCGCGGTCGCGGCGCTCGGCGCGGGGTACGCGCTGGCCGCGCCGTTCGTCCCGCTCGTCGTCGGCGCCGCGTTCGTCTTCGCCGTTCGCGTCGTCGCGCACGCGCTGTACGGCTGCGGCGCCGCGGGAGCGCTCGAGTTCGGCGTCGCCGAGTCGCGCGAGCCGATCGAGTCGCCCGCCTCGTCGTCGTCGGGAGCGTTCGGGTCGCCCGCGTCGCCGCCCGCGGCGTCGGAACCCGTCCCGACGCCGGCCGATCCCTCCCCCGACCGGCCCGACGGCGGGTTCCGGCGGTCGACGGCGGAGGTGCCGCCGGCGGTCCAGACCGGTCGGACCGTCCCGCTCGGCGTCGACCGCGAGGAGACCGCGCGCGAGGACGCCGCCGGGTTCGAGTGGGCCGCTCCCGTCGACCCGGAAGACAAGAGTTGA